The nucleotide window GCAAGGGCGCGGCCTGGAACTATCTGGCCATGCAGCAGGCCATTGCCGATGCCGGCCTCGATGAAAGCGACATCTCCAACCCCATGACCGGCATCGTCATGGGGTCCGGCGGCGCCTCGACCCGCACCATTGTCGAAGCGGCCGACATTACCCGCAAGAATACCAGCCCCAAGCGCATCGGGCCGCTGGCCGTGCCCAAGGCCATGGGCTCGACCGCATCGGCCACGCTGGCCACGTCCTTTGGCATCAAGGGCATCAATTATACCATCACCGCTGCCTGCGCGACCTCCAAGCATTGCATCGGCAATGCCATGGAACAGATCATGCTGGGCAAGCAGGACATCGTCTTTGCCGGCGGTCATGAGGATCTGGACTGGACCCTTTCGGACCTGTTCGACGCCATGGGCGCCATGAGTTCGGACTTCAACCAGACGCCCGAAAAGGCATCGCGCGCCTATGATGTGGCCCGTGATGGTTTTGTCATCTCCGGCGGGGCTGGCGTGCTGGTGCTCGAAGAATATGAACACGCCAAGGCCCGTGGCGCCAAAATCTGGGCCGAAGTGGTTGGCTATGGCGCGACCTCGGATGGTCTCGATATGGTCGCTCCCTCGGGCGAAGGCGCCGAGCGCTGCATGCGCATGGCGCTGAAAAACATCAAGGCACCCATCGACTATATCAACCCGCATGCCACCTCGACCCCGGTTGGGGACCTCAAGGAGATCGAAGCGCTGCGCGCCGTTTTCGGCAATGAGGACAAATGCCCGCCCATTTCGGCGACCAAGTCGCTGACCGGCCATAGCCAGGGCGCCACGGGCGTACATGAATCGATCTATTCGATCCTGATGATGCATCACCGCTTCATCGCCGAAAGCGCCAATATCGAAACGCTCGATCCGGCCTTTGAAGACATGCCCATCCTGCGCCAACGCCGCGACGGCGTCGATTTGGGCTATGTGCTGTCCAATTCATTCGGCTTCGGTGGGACCAACGCGGCTCTGGTGTTCAAGCACCCGGACGCCTAAGGGACTATTCTTCTCCCATCGGGGAGAAGGTGGTGCGAAGCGCCGGATGAGGGGGATGCATCGGCGAGCGTGGAGATATCCCCTCACCGACCTCCGCTTCGCTCCGGCCACCTCGCCCCGAGGGGGAGAGGAATAGAGTGCCTCAATACCCGATCTCGGAAAACCGCGCGTCCCTTGCATCATAGACCAGTAGCCGCCCCACCAGCGGTTCACCCACGCCCGTCAACAGCTTGATCGCCTCCATGGCCATCAGCGTGCCGATAACGCCTGTGACCGGGCCCAGAATGCCATTCGCCTCGCAGGAGGGCAGGGCGTCGTCATCGGCCTCGTCCGGATAGAGCGCCGCATGCCTTGGGCCCCCCAGATGCGGGGCAAAGACTGTCACCTGTCCGGAAAACATCGAGACCGCGCCCGAAACCAGCGGCTTCTGCAAGCGTTCGGCAGCGTCTGCGACCAGTCGCCTTGTGACCAGATTGTCGGTGCCGTCCAGCACCACGTCGCAGGCGCCAATCAGCGTTTCGGCATTCTTTTCGTTGATTGCCTCGGCATGCAGGTCGAGCGCGACATGCGGATTAAGGGCGCTGGCAAAGGCGCCGGCGCTCTCGACCTTGGTCGTCCCCACGGCGCCGGTCGTGTGGATCACCTGCCGCTGCAGGTTTGAGAGCGAAACCGTGTCGGGATCGACAATGTCCAATTGGCCGACGCCAGCTGCAGCCAGATAGGCAATGGCCGGGCTCCCCAGCCCGCCTGCGCCCACCACCAGCACACAGGCAGATTTGAGCTTTTGCTGGCCGGCCCCGCCAAACCCCTTGAGCACCAGATGGCGCGCATAGCGGCGCGTTTCATCGGGGCTGAGCGGGCTCTCAGAGGCCAAGGGGAACCGCCAGGAAGCGCCGGTCCGGCCCCTCGAACCCGCCGGGATAGACCGAAATGATCGCCACCGCATTGGAGAGCGTGGTGCCGCCAAAAGGCATGACCACGGAATAGAGGCGATAGTCGGTCGGGCAGCCGCGCGATCGCGGCAGGTTGCGATCGCGATAGATCAGCCGTTCCGTGCCGCTATCGGCAATGCTCAATTCATAGCCCAGCGGCTCGACGCCGAACCATTGGGCGCAGGGGCTGGTGGCCTGCGTAGGAAAGCTGGAAAGATGCAGGGTATAGTCCCCCGCCACCGCGCCCGGCATATAGGCCGGCGCGCCGAATGTGAGCGTTCGCGCATCGGTGTCGGGAACGCCATCCCCGATCATGGCGGCAATTTCCACCGGCACGGTAATGCCAAAGCCATCGATAGGGGTCCTGGCCTTCTTGGCCATCTGGGCCCGGATATCGCTCAGCGCGCTTTCCTCGCTCTCGGCCTGCACGCGCACAGGGGTGCCCACCACCCAGCTATCGGTGCTGAGGTCGATGACATAAAGGTTGGAATAGGCAAAGCCTGACCCGTCCTGAATGCCGAATTCCTCAAAGGCGAAATAGCGGAAATCCTTGGAAAACCCAACATAGTCGATCAGTGCGCGGTCCCCCGCCTGGGCCGGCAGGATCGCCCCGGCCAGCGCCAGCAAGACGCTAGCGGCCAGTCGAGCCGTGGCCGCCCATGCCCCGTTCGGTTGCATCCAGTTCATCGACTTCCACCAGTTCCACGGCGCTAAACTGCGCCACCACCATTTGGGCCACGCGCTCACCCCGGCGCAGCTCAAATGGTTCCCTACCATGATTAATCAGCAATATTTTGACTTCGCCGCGATAATCCGCATCCACCGTGCCGGGCGAATTGAGCACTGTAATGCCATGCTTGGCCGCCAGGCCCGAGCGCGG belongs to Devosia sp. XK-2 and includes:
- the fabB gene encoding beta-ketoacyl-ACP synthase I, which encodes MRRVVVTGMGIISSIGNSLDEVTTSLRTAKPGIVSAQDYAELGFRSQVKGDPRLDPFEILDRRVTRFMGKGAAWNYLAMQQAIADAGLDESDISNPMTGIVMGSGGASTRTIVEAADITRKNTSPKRIGPLAVPKAMGSTASATLATSFGIKGINYTITAACATSKHCIGNAMEQIMLGKQDIVFAGGHEDLDWTLSDLFDAMGAMSSDFNQTPEKASRAYDVARDGFVISGGAGVLVLEEYEHAKARGAKIWAEVVGYGATSDGLDMVAPSGEGAERCMRMALKNIKAPIDYINPHATSTPVGDLKEIEALRAVFGNEDKCPPISATKSLTGHSQGATGVHESIYSILMMHHRFIAESANIETLDPAFEDMPILRQRRDGVDLGYVLSNSFGFGGTNAALVFKHPDA
- a CDS encoding HesA/MoeB/ThiF family protein encodes the protein MASESPLSPDETRRYARHLVLKGFGGAGQQKLKSACVLVVGAGGLGSPAIAYLAAAGVGQLDIVDPDTVSLSNLQRQVIHTTGAVGTTKVESAGAFASALNPHVALDLHAEAINEKNAETLIGACDVVLDGTDNLVTRRLVADAAERLQKPLVSGAVSMFSGQVTVFAPHLGGPRHAALYPDEADDDALPSCEANGILGPVTGVIGTLMAMEAIKLLTGVGEPLVGRLLVYDARDARFSEIGY
- a CDS encoding DUF2259 domain-containing protein, whose product is MNWMQPNGAWAATARLAASVLLALAGAILPAQAGDRALIDYVGFSKDFRYFAFEEFGIQDGSGFAYSNLYVIDLSTDSWVVGTPVRVQAESEESALSDIRAQMAKKARTPIDGFGITVPVEIAAMIGDGVPDTDARTLTFGAPAYMPGAVAGDYTLHLSSFPTQATSPCAQWFGVEPLGYELSIADSGTERLIYRDRNLPRSRGCPTDYRLYSVVMPFGGTTLSNAVAIISVYPGGFEGPDRRFLAVPLGL
- the dut gene encoding dUTP diphosphatase — encoded protein: MTVKIALKWLAHGAGLPLPRQQTSGAAGLDLCAAIEAGESLVIAPGDYAMVPTGLSIALPEGYEAQIRPRSGLAAKHGITVLNSPGTVDADYRGEVKILLINHGREPFELRRGERVAQMVVAQFSAVELVEVDELDATERGMGGHGSTGR